A stretch of the Portunus trituberculatus isolate SZX2019 chromosome 11, ASM1759143v1, whole genome shotgun sequence genome encodes the following:
- the LOC123502525 gene encoding uncharacterized protein LOC123502525, protein MFSVASIEDEIIAGFFFFFFWGRVDENEARSVAQDGSESSSTSDTTPATSFSLHATTDPSSLRSPVAVCVLALGVTCSNGKLDAQHSTAQHSTAERLVELTIQRPDSTAVMSLVYLALSSLTTPTTNPSASATVSRSGKDSALHRAL, encoded by the exons gttttttttttttttttttttgggggagggtaGACGAGAACGAAGCAAGATCAGTAGCTCAGGATGGCAGTGAGAGCAGTAGTACTTCAGACACCACGCCTGCTACATCTTTCAGTCtccacgccaccaccgacccctcgagtcTACGCAGCCCAGTGGCCGTGTGTGTCTTGGCGTTGGGCGTGACGTGCAGCAACGGGAAGCTTgatgcacagcacagcacagcacagcacagcacagcggagAGATTGGTg gagttgacgatccaaaggcctgactccacaGCGGTAATGAGCCTTGTGTACCTTGCACTGTCTTCACTGACAACGCCCACTACTAACCCCTCTGCCTCCGCCACCGTTTCAAGATCAGGGAAGGACTCTGCCTTGCATCGCGCACTGTGA